In Tachysurus fulvidraco isolate hzauxx_2018 chromosome 3, HZAU_PFXX_2.0, whole genome shotgun sequence, a single window of DNA contains:
- the ccne2 gene encoding G1/S-specific cyclin-E2 isoform X1, with translation MRYIRDVLPNLPFGKMSRRSCSNTLQERDKNTADQNITCTRKRKAEPCKRKTPGAKKQSYEIQNRWEDDVSPCVLVETPHKELEETSNLSGFKRFRFKNLFVKPSPLPCLSWASSDDVWIKMLNKELKYTHDKTFMQQHPSLQPKMRAILLDWLLEVSEVYTLHRETFYLAQDFFDRFMLTQVAIGKNQLQLIGITSLFIASKLEEIYPPKLQEFAYVTDGACDEDEILEMELIMLKALNWHLCPETPISWLKLYAQVGSLKEGPTFLVPQFSQETYIQMTQLLDLCILDINSLDFQYGVLAAAAFCHFTSIETVQKVSGLTWDSISGCVCWMAPFVRTVNEYGCPKLKDFKKIAAEDRYNIQTHVDYLSMLNDAQQRQQENLDRLSPLAVGGLLTPPKSTEKPTNM, from the exons ATGCGATATATAAGAG ACGTTTTACCTAATCTGCCATTTGGAAAAATGTCCAGACGCAG TTGCAGTAACACACTGCaagaaagagataaaaacaCAGCAGACCAAAATATCACATGTACAAGGAAGAGAAAAGCTGAG CCgtgcaaaagaaaaacaccagGAGCAAAGAAACAAAGTTATGAAATTCAG AATCGGTGGGAAGATGACGTTAGTCCCTGTGTCCTTGTTGAGACGCCTCACAAGGAACTCGAGGAGACAAGTAACTTGTCTGGTTTTAAACGCTTCCGGTTCAAAAACCTGTTCGTCAAACCCTCTCCACTGCCTTGCCTCAG CTGGGCCAGCTCGGATGATGTGTGGATTAAGATGCTGAATAAAGAATTGAAGTATACCCACGATAAAACGTTCATGCAGCAGCACCCCAGCCTACAACCAAAAATGAGGGCCATTCTCCTTGACTGGCTTTTAGAG GTGAGTGAAGTGTATACTCTTCACCGTGAAACTTTTTACCTGGCTCAGGACTTCTTTGATCGCTTCATGCTGACTCAGGTAGCGATTGGGAAGAACCAATTGCAGCTTATTGGCATTACTTCACTCTTCATTGCATCTAAACTGGAG GAAATCTACCCGCCAAAGCTTCAAGAGTTTGCGTACGTCACAGATGGTGCCTGTGATGAAGATGAAATTCTTGAAATGGAGCTTATAATGCTGAAGGCATTAAATTGGCACCTCTGTCCAGAAACTCCCATCTCATGGTTGAAGCTTTATGCTCAAGTGGGCTCTCTGAAAGAAGGACCAACTTTTCTTGTGCCTCAGTTTTCTCAGGAAACCTACATACAAATGacccag TTGCTGGATCTTTGTATACTGGATATTAACTCACTAGATTTCCAGTATGGAGTTCTGGCTGCTGCTGCATTTTGTCACTTTACCTCAATTGAAACGGTGCAGAAAGTATCTG GCCTGACATGGGACAGTATATCCGGCTGTGTGTGCTGGATGGCTCCCTTTGTGAGAACTGTGAATGAGTATGGATGCCCAAAACTGAAGGACTTCAAAAAGATTGCAGCAGAGGACCGGTACAACATCCAAACTCACGTGGACTATCTGTCCATGTTG AATGATGCTCAACAGCGACAGCAGGAGAACTTGGACAGGTTGTCTCCATTAGCTGTAGGAGGCCTGCTGACTCCACCCAAAAGTACAGAAAAACCCACTAATATGTGA
- the ccne2 gene encoding G1/S-specific cyclin-E2 isoform X2 — MSRRSCSNTLQERDKNTADQNITCTRKRKAEPCKRKTPGAKKQSYEIQNRWEDDVSPCVLVETPHKELEETSNLSGFKRFRFKNLFVKPSPLPCLSWASSDDVWIKMLNKELKYTHDKTFMQQHPSLQPKMRAILLDWLLEVSEVYTLHRETFYLAQDFFDRFMLTQVAIGKNQLQLIGITSLFIASKLEEIYPPKLQEFAYVTDGACDEDEILEMELIMLKALNWHLCPETPISWLKLYAQVGSLKEGPTFLVPQFSQETYIQMTQLLDLCILDINSLDFQYGVLAAAAFCHFTSIETVQKVSGLTWDSISGCVCWMAPFVRTVNEYGCPKLKDFKKIAAEDRYNIQTHVDYLSMLNDAQQRQQENLDRLSPLAVGGLLTPPKSTEKPTNM, encoded by the exons ATGTCCAGACGCAG TTGCAGTAACACACTGCaagaaagagataaaaacaCAGCAGACCAAAATATCACATGTACAAGGAAGAGAAAAGCTGAG CCgtgcaaaagaaaaacaccagGAGCAAAGAAACAAAGTTATGAAATTCAG AATCGGTGGGAAGATGACGTTAGTCCCTGTGTCCTTGTTGAGACGCCTCACAAGGAACTCGAGGAGACAAGTAACTTGTCTGGTTTTAAACGCTTCCGGTTCAAAAACCTGTTCGTCAAACCCTCTCCACTGCCTTGCCTCAG CTGGGCCAGCTCGGATGATGTGTGGATTAAGATGCTGAATAAAGAATTGAAGTATACCCACGATAAAACGTTCATGCAGCAGCACCCCAGCCTACAACCAAAAATGAGGGCCATTCTCCTTGACTGGCTTTTAGAG GTGAGTGAAGTGTATACTCTTCACCGTGAAACTTTTTACCTGGCTCAGGACTTCTTTGATCGCTTCATGCTGACTCAGGTAGCGATTGGGAAGAACCAATTGCAGCTTATTGGCATTACTTCACTCTTCATTGCATCTAAACTGGAG GAAATCTACCCGCCAAAGCTTCAAGAGTTTGCGTACGTCACAGATGGTGCCTGTGATGAAGATGAAATTCTTGAAATGGAGCTTATAATGCTGAAGGCATTAAATTGGCACCTCTGTCCAGAAACTCCCATCTCATGGTTGAAGCTTTATGCTCAAGTGGGCTCTCTGAAAGAAGGACCAACTTTTCTTGTGCCTCAGTTTTCTCAGGAAACCTACATACAAATGacccag TTGCTGGATCTTTGTATACTGGATATTAACTCACTAGATTTCCAGTATGGAGTTCTGGCTGCTGCTGCATTTTGTCACTTTACCTCAATTGAAACGGTGCAGAAAGTATCTG GCCTGACATGGGACAGTATATCCGGCTGTGTGTGCTGGATGGCTCCCTTTGTGAGAACTGTGAATGAGTATGGATGCCCAAAACTGAAGGACTTCAAAAAGATTGCAGCAGAGGACCGGTACAACATCCAAACTCACGTGGACTATCTGTCCATGTTG AATGATGCTCAACAGCGACAGCAGGAGAACTTGGACAGGTTGTCTCCATTAGCTGTAGGAGGCCTGCTGACTCCACCCAAAAGTACAGAAAAACCCACTAATATGTGA
- the ccne2 gene encoding G1/S-specific cyclin-E2 isoform X3 has product MRYMAGCVMHNTYCTLSLKNRWEDDVSPCVLVETPHKELEETSNLSGFKRFRFKNLFVKPSPLPCLSWASSDDVWIKMLNKELKYTHDKTFMQQHPSLQPKMRAILLDWLLEVSEVYTLHRETFYLAQDFFDRFMLTQVAIGKNQLQLIGITSLFIASKLEEIYPPKLQEFAYVTDGACDEDEILEMELIMLKALNWHLCPETPISWLKLYAQVGSLKEGPTFLVPQFSQETYIQMTQLLDLCILDINSLDFQYGVLAAAAFCHFTSIETVQKVSGLTWDSISGCVCWMAPFVRTVNEYGCPKLKDFKKIAAEDRYNIQTHVDYLSMLNDAQQRQQENLDRLSPLAVGGLLTPPKSTEKPTNM; this is encoded by the exons ATGAGGTATATGGCTGGGTGTGTGATGCATAATACATATTGTACATTAAGCCTAAAG AATCGGTGGGAAGATGACGTTAGTCCCTGTGTCCTTGTTGAGACGCCTCACAAGGAACTCGAGGAGACAAGTAACTTGTCTGGTTTTAAACGCTTCCGGTTCAAAAACCTGTTCGTCAAACCCTCTCCACTGCCTTGCCTCAG CTGGGCCAGCTCGGATGATGTGTGGATTAAGATGCTGAATAAAGAATTGAAGTATACCCACGATAAAACGTTCATGCAGCAGCACCCCAGCCTACAACCAAAAATGAGGGCCATTCTCCTTGACTGGCTTTTAGAG GTGAGTGAAGTGTATACTCTTCACCGTGAAACTTTTTACCTGGCTCAGGACTTCTTTGATCGCTTCATGCTGACTCAGGTAGCGATTGGGAAGAACCAATTGCAGCTTATTGGCATTACTTCACTCTTCATTGCATCTAAACTGGAG GAAATCTACCCGCCAAAGCTTCAAGAGTTTGCGTACGTCACAGATGGTGCCTGTGATGAAGATGAAATTCTTGAAATGGAGCTTATAATGCTGAAGGCATTAAATTGGCACCTCTGTCCAGAAACTCCCATCTCATGGTTGAAGCTTTATGCTCAAGTGGGCTCTCTGAAAGAAGGACCAACTTTTCTTGTGCCTCAGTTTTCTCAGGAAACCTACATACAAATGacccag TTGCTGGATCTTTGTATACTGGATATTAACTCACTAGATTTCCAGTATGGAGTTCTGGCTGCTGCTGCATTTTGTCACTTTACCTCAATTGAAACGGTGCAGAAAGTATCTG GCCTGACATGGGACAGTATATCCGGCTGTGTGTGCTGGATGGCTCCCTTTGTGAGAACTGTGAATGAGTATGGATGCCCAAAACTGAAGGACTTCAAAAAGATTGCAGCAGAGGACCGGTACAACATCCAAACTCACGTGGACTATCTGTCCATGTTG AATGATGCTCAACAGCGACAGCAGGAGAACTTGGACAGGTTGTCTCCATTAGCTGTAGGAGGCCTGCTGACTCCACCCAAAAGTACAGAAAAACCCACTAATATGTGA